ATGACTCGATCACCCGCTGCCAGGTATGATTACCCTCACCCTCGGCACGCTTACTACTGCGAGGATCGCGCTTTTGGCCCTCAAGCACCTGTAGGGCAGCACTGCCGGTACGCCTAAACGGAAACACAATCGCATCGTGGGATGTGGCCTGAACGTCGTAAGTCAGGACCCATTTACTGACATCGTACTGCAGGCCGACACTGGCTGAAGTCGAGTCACCGTTGGCATTGAGATCGCCGTAGTGGATCTTGATGATGTGCTTGGTAGCGAGCTCGCTCAGCGTCGTCCGAAGCGTCGCATCATCGTAGCCAATGAGCGACGCCAACTCTGCCTCAGTCGTGATGAACTGGTCTAGCCCCGAGGCGGCGCAATTGAGGAGATAGAAGACAACGCTGTATTCGCATTGGCTGAGTCTGGCCAAAGCCAGTACTTTAAAACCAGACTCTTTGATAAAGCGTTTAAAGTTATGCTCACTAGCCACGCTCCACCTCGCCTATGTGCTTTAAGGGTTTTGCCTCTAAGTAGCCCAGACCGCCAACTGCTGCCCTGCGGCCACTTGATCATCTTGCTTGACGCTGAACTGAGCGATAGTCCCAGCCCCCGACGCCTTTACTTCGAATTCCATCTTCATCGACTCTAACACAAGCAGGGTCTGACCGATCGTGACCGTATCACCTGCTGCTACCTTGATGGCGATGACTTTACCTGGAACAGGTGCCACCACTTCAGAAGTATTACCGCCCCGACGCTGTCTGTCCAGCCTCGCGGCAGCTCCGGCCAGAACGCGCGTGTAAACTACGCCGCCTAGACCGATCCACCCCATCTGCTCTTTACTGGTATTTAGATAAGCATACCAGAAGGGTTGGGATTTCAAACCTTTAACTATGCCGTGACCCGACCTGCTTGCAATCTCCTGGCCATAACCCGCTCCCAGAGTCGCCTGACTAGATTTGGTGCTGATGAGGCTAACGGCGTTGCCAGTTGCCCTGTCGGTGGCCGCCCCAAAAATGGCCTGGGTCCGACTCAGATGCCCGCCCCCTACCTCTTTAGTCTCTGCGGCGACAACCAGCTTATGACTGAGCAAGTCATCGAGCAGGCTTTCGGCCGCGGCAGCGTGAGGCTCGCGGCGCGCCGCCACCTTGGCTTTAAGCTGATCAGTCACCTCGCCCAAGTAGTGCGTCGTCACTGGAGCTATGGCAAAAGCGCTATCGCTCACCAGAACGTCCAGTAGCTCCATGTTATTGGCCGGGCCGGCAAACACCGTACGCCGCAAGGCATCTGCCAGACGCGCCAGGGCAGCTGGTCGATCGGCAGCAGTGGTGACTAACTTTGCAATCATCGGGTCAAAGCGTCCGGTAACCTCATCGACCTCACCTAGCCCTAGCTCCCACCTGACCCCAGGACCCAATGCGGGCTCAAAGGCAGCAACCGGACCAGGGGCAGGGAAAAAGTCCCGCTCCGGATCTTCGGCATAGATGCGCGCCTCGACGCTATGGCCACGAGGACGCAGGCTCGCAAATTCGGTCGGCAATTTCTCACCTCGTGCCACCCGCAATTGCCACTCGACGAGATCGAGACCGAACACCTCTTCGGTGACGGGATGCTCCACCTGCAGCCGTGTATTCATTTCAAGAAAATAAAACCTCTGGAGTTCTGCTGTGCGCGATCCCTCGGACCAGTCGACCAAGAACTCCACTGTGCCCGCAGAATCATAGCCCACGGCAGCAGCAAGATTGACAGCAGCTTGATGCAGAGCAGCGCGCGTTGTGGCAGTGAGGCCAACGGCTGGCGCTTCTTCAATGATCTTCTGATGGCGGCGCTGCAAGGAACAGTCGCGGTCACCAATGGCTACAACACGACCGTGTTTATCTGCCAGGATCTGAACCTCAACGTGACGCGGCGCGCCCAGATACTGCTCGCAGATGAGACTACCGTTACCGAATGAGTTTTTCGCCTCAGACTGTGCTCGGAGGGCATTAGGTCTCAGCTCTTCGCGCTTATGCACAAGTCTCATGCCCTTACCACCGCCACCATAGGCAGCTTTTAGTAGCAAAGGGTAACCAGCGGTCGCAGCAAATGCCTCGAGTTCACTAAAGTCGCCCTGCTCACTGTCGGGCACGTTGAATCCGGAGACTCCTTTGACACAAGGTACATGGGATTTCTCGGCATAGGATCGCGCCGATGCCTTGCTCGCCATGGCCGTGATGGCGACCGGATTCGGTCCCACCCAAGTCATGCCACATGCCTCAGTCTGCGCTGCAAACTCAGCATTTTCTGAGAGAAAACCGAAGCCCGGATGCACCGCATCACAGCCTGCCTGCCGCGCATAACTAAGCATGCGCGCAGCATCTAAATATACCGCTGGCGATTCCTCGTCAATTTTGACGAAATCGGTCACGATCCCCAATAAATAGGCTGGCGGCGTCGGACGGTCGGTCAAGACTACTGTCTCGATCCCAAGCCTTTGCGACGTCATAGCGATCCGCCGCGCAATTTCTCCGCGATTGGCGATAAATAAACGTTTGATAGTCTTTGTCACGATCAGTCCAGTCTCCAGTTGGGAGCAAGTTGAATGGCCCAAGATGGGGAGCTCTTAGCAAAAAATGCGGCAAGACCTGCACGTCCACTCGGCGATACGCGCGCTTCGGCAATCGCCGCAGCTGTGTAGGGACCTTGCTTAGCCCCATCTGCGATAACTTCGCGTAGTAGCTGCTTAACCGCCGCCTGTGCCTCAGGTGCTGCTTGGAGTAAGGAATTAAGTTCCTCGATCACCGCCTGATCGCGTTCAGATGCTGCGACAACACGCTGCACCAGTCCCGCTGCTAAAGCCTCGGATGTAGCGATGAGGCGTCCCGTCACAGCCCAGTATCTGAGAGTACCGGGGGCCACCTTGCGCACTAGATACGGCAGGATCACTGCCGGTATCAATCCGAGCTTCACCTCGCTTAAACAAAAGCGTGCGCCCTCTACCGCCACTACTATGTCACAAGCTGCGGCCAACCCCACGGCACCGCCGTAAGCGGATCCCTGCACGCAGGCCAAGGAGGGGAAGGGCAGATTAGCCAGGGACTCAAAGAGACCGATCAACTTGTCGGCGTCACGCACATTGCCATCGTAATCTAACTGAGTGGCCTCTTTCATCCAGCCCAGATCGGCACCAGCTGAGAAGTGCTTCCCGTTGCCGCGCAGCACTAAGGCACGGCAGTGAGGATCAGTGGCCACGCATTGCAGATGAGTGGTGAGTTCAGTGATCACAGAAGCACTTAGGGCGTTAGCAACATCGGGACGGTTTAACGTAAGCACAGCCACGAAGTCGTCGTGACCCACGCCAACCGGTACTTTTTTCAGTTGAGTTACGTGCTCAGTCATTAGGTCCCCGTTGCGGTGCGAAGCTGCTTCACCTCAGCCAGCACTTGCTCAGGAATGGGCGCAAGCTGACGTAAAAGTGCTTGCGCAAAAGTCTTACCCTGCGCATCTGCTCTTAGGGTCAAGGTACCGCCGCCACCCAAAGCATGTTCGAGCAGGAAGTTAAAGCCTTGCATATTATCCAGACGGTAACGCACGACGCGACCTAAACACAGTTCCTGGAATACATCCTTAACCCTCTGCGCGGTCAGGTATTCGTTGAGGAAAGCCATGGCCAGGGGGCTGCGCGCCATGACACCAATGTTAGCAGTGTCACCCTTATCACCACTGCGAGCTAAACAAATTTCATATAGTGGCGCGCCGGCTGTCGCGACGGCAGCGCGCACCGGATCACGCGGCTTTTCTGCTACCTGAATATCGCTTTCGTTGGCACGGAAACGCCCTGACTGCGTATTGGTAACGTCCTTATCTTCTTTGAATCCATCACTATAAAGCGCCACACGTGGATGGATGGCAGCCTTGGGCATGAGCGCCGGCCAGTAGCTGACGATATCTTGAACTTTGCCGACGCCTCCAAGGATACAAACTCCTGGAGGGCCACCAAGAATGACCGATGGCACTACTTTGGCAAACTGTCTCAGCTTCTTTGTATCGTAGTCACGAGCGCCTAGGCGCATGATGATCTCATTGGCCTCCTCGTCGCGCCCCATACTGCGGTGAAAGGCATTGAGGCCAAAGAATTCCGTCTCAGTCGCGACAAAGTCCTTGCCGGCGCGGTCCCAAAAGATCGCGGCAAAAGCTTCGGCCTTGCGCCGTGCGTTAGGTCCCGAGATCGCAATCTCGCCCACACATTTGGCACCGTCACTGTAGGCCATAGAGACCTTGTAGGAGTCAGTAGGTTCATAGCCCTTGACTCCACTGACACGCACACGATCCGGACCTTCTTGCTCTAGGTGAATAGTCGAAAAGTCCGCCACGACATCCGGCGTAATGTAAGCCTTTGGTGACCCCATCTCATAAAATAGCTGCTCGCGCACGGTATCAACCGATACCAGTCCACCCGTCCCGGGATGTTTTGTGACGACAAAACTACCATCGGCATGCATCTCAACAATCGGATAGCCGATGTTCTTATACGACTTCACGAGGTGCCAATCGCTG
The sequence above is drawn from the Deltaproteobacteria bacterium genome and encodes:
- a CDS encoding enoyl-CoA hydratase/isomerase family protein (Catalyzes the reversible hydration of unsaturated fatty acyl-CoA to beta-hydroxyacyl-CoA), which produces MTEHVTQLKKVPVGVGHDDFVAVLTLNRPDVANALSASVITELTTHLQCVATDPHCRALVLRGNGKHFSAGADLGWMKEATQLDYDGNVRDADKLIGLFESLANLPFPSLACVQGSAYGGAVGLAAACDIVVAVEGARFCLSEVKLGLIPAVILPYLVRKVAPGTLRYWAVTGRLIATSEALAAGLVQRVVAASERDQAVIEELNSLLQAAPEAQAAVKQLLREVIADGAKQGPYTAAAIAEARVSPSGRAGLAAFFAKSSPSWAIQLAPNWRLD
- a CDS encoding DUF1446 domain-containing protein, coding for MTKKVITIGNASGYWGDDPEALTRQVNGGKLDYISMDFLAEITMSIMQKQRKRDPEAGYAKDFLPMLEKVLPRLLANKTKLITNAGGINPGACAAAISAMAGRLGLNPRIAVVYGDNILDQLSELKAKGCDFKNMENGKAFADVEKQIEAANVYFGATPVAAALAWDPDIIITGRVTDTGISIGPMVHTFGWRWDDWDKLAAGVVAGHIIECGSQATGGNFSDWHLVKSYKNIGYPIVEMHADGSFVVTKHPGTGGLVSVDTVREQLFYEMGSPKAYITPDVVADFSTIHLEQEGPDRVRVSGVKGYEPTDSYKVSMAYSDGAKCVGEIAISGPNARRKAEAFAAIFWDRAGKDFVATETEFFGLNAFHRSMGRDEEANEIIMRLGARDYDTKKLRQFAKVVPSVILGGPPGVCILGGVGKVQDIVSYWPALMPKAAIHPRVALYSDGFKEDKDVTNTQSGRFRANESDIQVAEKPRDPVRAAVATAGAPLYEICLARSGDKGDTANIGVMARSPLAMAFLNEYLTAQRVKDVFQELCLGRVVRYRLDNMQGFNFLLEHALGGGGTLTLRADAQGKTFAQALLRQLAPIPEQVLAEVKQLRTATGT